GGGGTGCTGGTCGAACTTGGCCCGCAGGAGCCCGGCCATGACCGCGAGCCGCACGGCCGGCCAGTCCGTACGCCGCGCCGCGCGTCCGCCCGTTTCCTGCACCTCGCGGGCCGTCGCGCAGGCGCGGATCCGGTCGTGGTCGGCGGGTTCGGCCGCGGAGAGGGCCCAGTACCCGTGGAGCACGGTGGGGTAGGTCCGGCCCCCGTACCTGACGGGGGCCTCGTAGTCGTTGCGCAGGACGAAGGCGCCGAGTTCGGCGGGCCGGCCGTTCGGGTGCACGACCTCGTGGAGGACGACCGGCGGCTGCGGGACTCCGGTGGGTTCGTCGGCGTACCGGACGGCCTGCCGCTCCTCGGCCCGCTCGACGGCTGCGTCCCCTTCGGCGAAGTAGTCACGCGCACCCTGGTGCATCTCTTCCGTGACGACCGGCCCGTCCCCGTCGACGGCGTGCCCGATGTCCGTGGTGAGGATCCGCAGCGGCCGGTCCTGGCGGTCCATGTCACCCAGGACGTAGACCCGCAGGTGGGCGGGAACGGCGAGGTAGGCGTCCCGGAGCAGGATCCGGTTGGCCTCGCTCGTCTCCCGCTGGTAGCCGCGGACGGCCTCCCGGAGGAGGTCGGCGGCCGTGGGCCGGCCCGCCAGCCGTGCGACCTCGCCGGCGACCTCCGCGAGGAAGCTCTCGTCGGTCCGCCGCTGCGGACTGCGGGACTTCCACTTCGACGGATCGGCGGGCCGCTCGCGCGCGGCCGGCCGGTCCAGTGCGATCTTCCCGGAGGCCAGCAGCTTCCCCAGCCCGGCCAGGTCGGTCGACTCGAACCGGCCGAGGGTGATCCGGCCGTCCGCGTAGACGAAGAGGTGCTCGGGGTGGAGCTCGTCGGCCCGGTCGTACCTGCGCCACACGAGGCACCAGGCCCCGGCGATGTGTGCTCCGTCGGATATGCGAAACGTCGGTCCGTGCCATGTCATGCAGGGCACGGTACCGACGTTCGCGATCTTGTCGAGGCGGTCCGGATCAGCGGGCCGTCCGGGTGTGGACGTAGTCCACCAGGCGGGTCAGGGCGTCCGGGGGGGTCGTCGGGAGGACACCGTGGCCCAGGTTGAAGACGTGGCCCTCCAGGCCCGCCGCCGCCGCGAGGACCTCGTCGGTCTTCGTCCGTACGGCCTCCTCGGTGGAGAAGAGCACCGCCGGGTCCAGGTTGCCCTGGAGCGCCTTGCCGGGGCCGACGCGGCGGGCGGCCTCGTCGAGCGCGACGCGGTAGTCGACGCCCACGACGTCCGCGCCGGCCTCGCCCATCAGGCCGAGCAGCTCGCCCGTGCCCACGCCGAAGTGGATGCGCGGAACTCCGTACGAGGCGACGGACTGCAAGACCTTCGCCGACGCCGGCATCACCGAGCGGCGGTAGTCCGCCGGGGCCAGCGCGCCGACCCAGGAGTCGAAGAGCTGCACCGCGGAGGCGCCGGCCTCGATCTGGACCTTCAGGAAGGCGGAGGTGATCTCCGCGAGGCGGTCCAGCAGGTCGGCCCAGAGCTCCGGGTCGCCGTACATCAGGGCCTTGGTGTGCTCGTGGTTCTTCGACGGGCCGCCCTCGACCAGGTAGCTCGCGAGGGTGAATGGCGCACCCGCGAAACCGATCAACGGCGTGGCGCCCAGTTCACCCGTGAGCATGCCGATCGCCTCGGTGACGTACGAGACGTCCTCCGGGGTGAGGTCGCGCAGCTGTGCGAGGTCCTCGCGGCGGCGGATCGGCTGGGCGACGACCGGGCCGACGCCCGGCTTGATGTCGAGGTCGACGCCGATGGCCTTGAGCGGGACGACGATGTCGGAGAAGAAGATCGCCGCGTCCACGTTGTGGCGGCGGACCGGCTGGAGCGTGATCTCCGTGACCAGGTCGGGCCGCATGCACGACTCCAGCATCTGGGTCCCCTCGCGCACCTTGCGGTACTCGGGGAGCGAGCGCCCGGCCTGCCGCATGAACCA
The Streptomyces sp. NBC_01296 DNA segment above includes these coding regions:
- a CDS encoding NADAR family protein, whose translation is MTWHGPTFRISDGAHIAGAWCLVWRRYDRADELHPEHLFVYADGRITLGRFESTDLAGLGKLLASGKIALDRPAARERPADPSKWKSRSPQRRTDESFLAEVAGEVARLAGRPTAADLLREAVRGYQRETSEANRILLRDAYLAVPAHLRVYVLGDMDRQDRPLRILTTDIGHAVDGDGPVVTEEMHQGARDYFAEGDAAVERAEERQAVRYADEPTGVPQPPVVLHEVVHPNGRPAELGAFVLRNDYEAPVRYGGRTYPTVLHGYWALSAAEPADHDRIRACATAREVQETGGRAARRTDWPAVRLAVMAGLLRAKFDQHPRLAEILLATGEAGIHYTGFSEAPFWREDGPRGGHNWTGRLLELIRSELRAAGVDFDDPL
- the hemE gene encoding uroporphyrinogen decarboxylase translates to MKACRREPVPHTPVWFMRQAGRSLPEYRKVREGTQMLESCMRPDLVTEITLQPVRRHNVDAAIFFSDIVVPLKAIGVDLDIKPGVGPVVAQPIRRREDLAQLRDLTPEDVSYVTEAIGMLTGELGATPLIGFAGAPFTLASYLVEGGPSKNHEHTKALMYGDPELWADLLDRLAEITSAFLKVQIEAGASAVQLFDSWVGALAPADYRRSVMPASAKVLQSVASYGVPRIHFGVGTGELLGLMGEAGADVVGVDYRVALDEAARRVGPGKALQGNLDPAVLFSTEEAVRTKTDEVLAAAAGLEGHVFNLGHGVLPTTPPDALTRLVDYVHTRTAR